A genomic segment from Helicoverpa armigera isolate CAAS_96S chromosome 10, ASM3070526v1, whole genome shotgun sequence encodes:
- the LOC110374207 gene encoding collagenase: MKAVVVLVCLLGLVVGEDVMARYHRQVGIPAAAMMMLRESMRIAGGLNSYNGEHPYLAGLVITLKTDDTSVCSGSLLNHYNIISAAQCWYDGEAEGKEMQVVLGTSKLFSGGKRVFAQSVTLHPYYDMDTLENNIAMIQVPYISYNSYITPITLPVAYFSSLAGYKTQIMGFGKTYSGGPLDGSTSLRDVNVTVMSNSQCQETYKSLVTNDIVCSSGEGGRGACGGDQGGPLVLRRNVLANGNDLLVGVVSFMSVHGCEAGYPTGHTRVTSYLHWINSFL, encoded by the exons ATGAAGGCTGTGGTGGTGTTGGTTTGTCTGTTGGGGCTGGTGGTGGGTGAGGATGTGATGGCGCGGTACCACCGGCAGGTGGGGATACCGGCCGCTGCCATGATGATGCTGCGGGAGTCCATGAGAATAGCTGGTGGGCTTAATTCATATAACGGGGAACATCCATACCTC GCAGGACTGGTGATCACTCTGAAGACAGATGACACGTCAGTATGCAGCGGGTCTCTGCTGAACCACTACAACATCATCTCTGCCGCTCAGTGCTGGTATGACGGAGAAGCCGAGGGCAAGGAAATGCAG GTAGTACTGGGTACGTCGAAGCTGTTCTCTGGAGGAAAAAGGGTGTTTGCCCAATCGGTGACGTTACATCCTTACTATGACATGGACACACTGGAGAACAACATCGCTATGATCCAAGTTCCTTACATTTCATACAACa GTTATATAACTCCGATTACTCTGCCTGTCGCGTACTTCAGCTCACTTGCGGGCTACAAAACACAAATCATGGGCTTCGGAAAAACATACTCCg GTGGTCCACTAGATGGAAGTACGAGTCTTCGTGATGTAAATGTGACAGTTATGAGTAATAGCCAATGTCAGGAGACGTACAAGTCTCTTGTGACCAATGATATCGTGTGCAGCAGTGGTGAGGGGGGCAGGGGCGCCTGCGGTGGAGACCAAGGTGGTCCTTTAGTCCTGCGCCGAAACGTTCTAGCCAATGGCAACGACCTGTTG GTGGGTGTGGTGTCGTTCATGTCTGTCCACGGCTGCGAGGCGGGCTACCCGACGGGACACACGCGTGTCACCTCCTACCTGCACTGGATCAATAGCTTCTTGTAA
- the LOC126054605 gene encoding collagenase, whose translation MKAVVVLVCLLGLVVGEDVVARYHRQVGIPAAARMMAQESMRIVGGLSSFKGEHPFLAGLVITLKTGETSVCSGSLLNHYYVVSAAQCWYDGESEGKEVQAVLGSVSLFSGGTRVYAKTVTLHPEYDADKLLNDIAMMGFSYISFNSYVSPITLPVSYFSSLAGYRAQIIGFGKTSTDGALNENASLRDVYVTVMNNTQCQEVYGSHVTAATICTSGEGGKGACGGDGGGPLILRRFIGAAGKDLLVGVVSFTAGSGCEKGLPTGHTRVTSYLRWINSFL comes from the exons ATGAAGGCTGTGGTGGTGTTAGTTTGTCTGTTGGGGCTGGTGGTGGGTGAGGATGTGGTGGCGCGGTACCACCGGCAGGTGGGGATACCGGCCGCTGCCAGGATGATGGCGCAGGAGTCCATGAGAATAGTCGGAGGCCTCAGCTCTTTTAAAGGGGAACATCCTTTTCTA GCAGGGCTGGTGATCACTCTGAAGACAGGTGAGACATCAGTATGCAGCGGGTCTCTGCTAAACCACTACTACGTCGTGTCTGCCGCTCAGTGCTGGTATGATGGAGAATCCGAAGGCAAGGAAGTGCAG GCAGTATTAGGGTCAGTGAGCCTGTTCTCCGGCGGCACCAGGGTGTATGCGAAGACGGTGACGTTACATCCGGAATACGACGCCGACAAACTCCTCAACGACATCGCGATGATGGGGTTCTCTTACATTTCATTCAACA GTTACGTAAGTCCGATAACTCTGCCTGTTTCGTACTTCAGCTCACTGGCGGGCTACAGGGCACAGATCATTGGCTTCGGCAAAACATCCACTG ATGGTGCATTAAATGAAAACGCGAGCCTTCGTGACGTATACGTGACGGTGATGAACAACACTCAGTGCCAGGAGGTGTACGGCTCACACGTGACCGCTGCTACCATATGCACCAGTGGCGAGGGCGGCAAGGGCGCCTGCGGGGGAGACGGGGGTGGTCCTCTGATCCTGCGCCGATTCATCGGAGCCGCTGGCAAGGACCTATTG GTGGGTGTGGTGTCGTTCACTGCTGGCTCCGGCTGCGAGAAGGGCTTGCCCACGGGACACACGCGCGTCACCTCCTACCTGCGCTGGATCAACAGCTTCTTGTAA